The Oncorhynchus masou masou isolate Uvic2021 chromosome 6, UVic_Omas_1.1, whole genome shotgun sequence genome has a window encoding:
- the LOC135542155 gene encoding leucine-rich repeat neuronal protein 1-like, with translation MARGRFIYCLLGQLLSGLILASVGLSSIQRDNECPQLCVCEIRPWFTPQSTYREATTVDCNDLRLTRIPGNLSSDTQVLLLQSNYIARTSEELEQLFNLTELDLSQNNFSSIHDVGLTNMSQLTTLHLEENQITEMPDYCLQDLSNLQELYINHNQINIISPNALSGLHNLLRLHLNSNRLKAIDSRWFESTPNLEILMIGENPVVGILDFNFKPLVNLRSLVLAGMDLSDVPGNAFVGLDNLESLSFYDNKLIRVPQNALQKLPNLKFLDLNKNPVHKIQEGDFKNMLRLKELGINNMGELVSVDRFAVDNLPELTKLEATNNPKFSYVNRQAFRDVPALESLMLNNNALNALYQSTVDSLPNLREISIHSNPLRCDCVIQWMSSNKTSIRFMEPLSMFCALPVEVRGQHVRELLQQDSAEQCLPMISHDSFPNHLNLDIGMTLNLDCRAMSQPEPDIYWVTPVGNKVMVETLSDKYSLSSEGTLRISQIQVEDSGRYTCVAQNAEGADTRVTAIRVNGTLLDSTQLMKVYVKKTESHSILVSWKVNSNVMTSNLKWSSATMKIDNPHITYTARVPVDVHEYNLTHLQPSTEYEVCLTVSNIHQQTQKSCVNVTTKHAAFTVEISDQGTNTALAAVMGTIFGIISLASMAVYISKRWKRKNYNHSLKKYMQKTSSIPLNELYPPLINLWEADSEKEKEVSSSSETKPGQVDTTRSYYMW, from the coding sequence atggctAGAGGGAGATTCATCTACTGTCTACTAGGGCAGTTGTTGTCTGGCCTGATTCTGGCGTCCGTTGGTCTATCCTCCATCCAGAGAGATAATGAGTGtccccagctgtgtgtgtgtgagatccgACCCTGGTTTACCCCCCAATCCACCTACAGAGAAGCCACGACGGTGGACTGTAACGACCTCCGTCTCACACGCATTCCAGGCAACTTGTCCAGCGACACTCAGGTGCTCCTCCTGCAGAGCAATTACATCGCCAGAACCAGTGAAGAGCTGGAGCAGctcttcaacctgacagagctggaccTGTCTCAGAACAACTTCAGCAGCATCCACGATGTGGGCCTCACCAACATGTCCCAGctcaccacactgcaccttgaGGAGAACCAGATTACTGAAATGCCTGACTACTGCCTACAGGACCTCAGTAACCTGCAAGAGCTCTACATCAACCATAACCAGATCAACATCATCTCCCCAAACGCCCTCTCTGGTCTGCACAATCTGCTCAGGCTCCATCTCAACTCCAACAGGCTCAAGGCCATTGACAGTCGCTGGTTTGAGTCAACGCCCAACCTTGAGATCCTCATGATCGGGGAAAATCCTGTTGTTGGCATCCTGGACTTTAACTTCAAGCCGCTTGTAAACCTGAGGAGCTTGGTTCTGGCTGGAATGGATTTATCAGACGTCCCTGGAAATGCCTTTGTGGGACTAGACAACCTAGAGAGTCTCTCCTTCTACGACAATAAGCTAATTAGAGTTCCTCAGAATGCCCTTCAGAAACTACCTAACCTCAAGTTCTTGGACTTGAACAAAAATCCTGTGCACAAAATCCAAGAGGGGGACTTTAAGAACATGCTGAGGCTGAAAGAGCTGGGCATAAACAACATGGGGGAGCTGGTCTCCGTTGACCGCTTTGCCGTCGATAACCTCCCTGAGCTTACCAAGCTGGAGGCTACTAATAACCCCAAATTTTCCTACGTGAACCGCCAGGCTTTCCGTGACGTCCCTGCCCTGGAGAGCCTCATGTTGAACAACAATGCCCTTAACGCCCTCTACCAGTCCACTGTGGACTCCCTGCCCAACTTGCGTGAGATCAGCATCCACAGCAACCCCCTGCGATGTGACTGCGTCATCCAGTGGATGAGCTCCAACAAGACCAGCATCCGCTTCATGGAACCCCTCTCCATGTTCTGTGCTCTTCCAGtcgaggtcagaggtcagcatgtgAGGGAGTTGCTCCAGCAGGACTCAGCAGAGCAGTGCCTGCCCATGATCTCCCACGACAGCTTTCCCAACCACCTGAACCTGGACATAGGCATGACTCTGAACCTGGACTGCCGTGCCATGTCTCAGCCTGAGCCAGATATCTACTGGGTCACACCTGTAGGCAACAAGGTGATGGTGGAAACCCTGTCTGATAAATACAGCCTCAGTAGCGAGGGAACACTGCGTATCTCTCAAATCCAGGTCGAGGACTCTGGCAGGTATACCTGTGTGGCTCAGAATGCTGAGGGGGCGGACACTCGGGTGACTGCTATTAGGGTGAATGGTACTCTCTTAGACAGCACCCAGTTGATGAAAGTGTACGTGAAGAAGACTGAGTCCCACTCCATTCTGGTTTCCTGGAAGGTCAACTCCAACGTCATGACCTCCAACCTCAAGTGGTCATCTGCCACAATGAAGATAGACAACCCTCACATCACCTACACAGCCAGGGTCCCAGTGGATGTCCATGAGTATAACCTCACACACTTACAGCCCTCTACCGAGTATGAGGTATGTCTCACCGTCTCCAACATCCACCAGCAGACACAGAAGTCCTGTGTCAATGTCACAACGAAGCACGCTGCCTTCACTGTGGAGATATCTGACCAAGGCACTAACACCGCTCTCGCAGCGGTCATGGGTACCATATTCGGCATCATCAGCCTGGCCTCTATGGCTGTGTACATTTCCAAGAGGTGGAAGAGGAAAAACTACAATCACTCCCTGAAAAAGTACATGCAGAAAACATCTTCCATCCCCCTCAATGAACTCTACCCTCCCCTCATCAACCTGTGGGAGGCGGACagtgagaaggagaaagaggttTCCTCCTCATCAGAGACCAAACCAGGCCAGGTGGACACAACACGGAGCTACTACATGTGGTGA